The Streptomyces sp. NBC_00162 genome window below encodes:
- a CDS encoding DUF397 domain-containing protein translates to MEKNELYARDISGAQWGKSSYSLQICVEVAEIGGGAVALRDSKNPGLGDLRFTPEEWAAFREGVRAGEFG, encoded by the coding sequence ATGGAGAAGAACGAACTCTACGCACGAGACATCAGCGGAGCGCAGTGGGGCAAGAGCAGCTACAGCCTACAAATCTGCGTCGAGGTCGCTGAGATCGGCGGCGGCGCTGTGGCGCTGCGGGACTCGAAGAATCCCGGTCTTGGTGACCTGCGGTTCACCCCCGAGGAGTGGGCTGCCTTCCGCGAGGGGGTGCGGGCGGGCGAGTTCGGCTGA
- the aroQ gene encoding gamma subclass chorismate mutase AroQ: protein MTRHIRIAVCPVTAVTAVTVAAVFGAGDGPAQAQPRDALVAPAGPVLAPLVGLAAERVLLADQVAAAKYGTESPIDEPSREKQVLDAMAEEARGLGLDPAEATAVFKDQIEASKLVQRELFRAWDRGTARPPEHRPTLAETRPLIDSVNHRLLAELSATDPVRDGARCVVRLVSVERRVAGRLRLSPLHETGLLRALPSVCRAG from the coding sequence ATGACCCGTCACATCCGTATCGCCGTGTGTCCCGTCACCGCCGTCACCGCCGTCACCGTCGCCGCCGTCTTCGGCGCCGGTGACGGCCCGGCGCAGGCCCAGCCGCGCGACGCGTTGGTGGCGCCGGCTGGGCCGGTGCTGGCGCCGCTGGTCGGGCTGGCCGCCGAGCGCGTGCTGCTCGCGGACCAGGTTGCCGCGGCCAAGTACGGGACCGAATCGCCGATCGACGAGCCCTCCCGGGAAAAGCAGGTTCTGGACGCCATGGCCGAGGAGGCGCGCGGCCTGGGCCTGGATCCGGCGGAGGCGACGGCGGTCTTCAAGGACCAGATCGAGGCGAGCAAGCTGGTCCAGCGGGAGCTCTTCCGGGCCTGGGACCGTGGCACCGCGCGGCCGCCCGAGCACCGACCGACGCTCGCCGAGACCCGGCCGCTGATCGACAGTGTCAACCACCGGCTCCTCGCGGAGCTGTCCGCGACCGACCCGGTGCGCGACGGAGCCCGCTGCGTGGTCCGGCTCGTCTCGGTCGAACGGAGGGTGGCCGGGCGGCTTCGATTGAGCCCCCTGCACGAGACCGGGTTGCTGAGGGCCCTGCCTTCGGTATGCCGGGCAGGCTGA
- a CDS encoding GNAT family N-acetyltransferase — translation MTDQVRTGQAALEHVDGTGPMDLSRPVWAAENTVLRRVEPSDWEVVLALESSSSYQRAWERVTAPRSPDNCREWLKQEAAKGPLDDNFFLAITDRQHRGMVGCVNTTQADPVAGRFYLGMAVAPEHQRKGYAWEAGLLVLGYMFGERRYQKAQAYVHDFNKVSQAGMLAFGATLEGRLRRHDYFGGRYHDNLIFGLTAEEFFAAHGTPRGGAGIRSQPESPASPRVTVQA, via the coding sequence GTGACCGACCAAGTACGAACAGGTCAGGCAGCACTGGAACATGTGGACGGCACAGGGCCTATGGACCTGTCCCGTCCTGTCTGGGCGGCAGAGAACACCGTTCTGCGTCGCGTGGAGCCAAGCGACTGGGAAGTCGTCCTTGCGCTTGAGTCCTCATCGTCCTACCAGCGCGCCTGGGAGCGAGTCACCGCACCGCGCTCGCCTGACAACTGCCGGGAATGGCTGAAGCAGGAAGCAGCGAAGGGCCCCCTGGACGACAACTTCTTCCTCGCGATCACCGATCGGCAGCACAGGGGCATGGTGGGCTGCGTCAATACGACTCAAGCTGACCCCGTGGCAGGCCGCTTCTATCTGGGGATGGCGGTCGCCCCGGAACACCAGCGCAAGGGGTACGCCTGGGAGGCCGGACTTCTGGTACTCGGCTACATGTTCGGTGAGCGCCGCTACCAGAAGGCCCAAGCCTACGTGCACGACTTCAACAAGGTCTCACAAGCAGGCATGCTCGCCTTCGGAGCGACCCTGGAGGGCCGTCTGCGGCGACACGATTACTTCGGCGGCCGCTACCACGACAACCTCATTTTCGGCCTCACGGCCGAGGAATTCTTCGCTGCCCATGGAACCCCACGCGGGGGCGCGGGAATCCGTTCCCAGCCAGAGTCTCCCGCCTCGCCGCGTGTGACTGTGCAAGCCTGA